One Thermodesulfovibrionales bacterium DNA window includes the following coding sequences:
- a CDS encoding cytochrome C oxidase subunit IV family protein, translating to MGETELNLRIPKSRVYVFVWLALVALTATTVAVARLHLNYAVLLAIFIASTKSGLVLTFFMHLRDEPLILKVMLFIALFALTLIVLLTFSDVWFRYR from the coding sequence ATGGGCGAAACAGAATTGAATCTGCGCATTCCCAAAAGCAGGGTCTATGTATTTGTGTGGCTCGCCCTCGTGGCACTTACCGCCACAACAGTGGCTGTTGCGAGGTTGCATCTCAACTACGCGGTACTGCTCGCAATCTTCATCGCGTCGACGAAATCCGGGCTCGTCCTGACTTTTTTCATGCACCTGAGAGATGAACCCCTGATATTGAAAGTGATGCTTTTCATCGCCCTCTTTGCGCTGACACTCATCGTGCTGCTCACGTTCTCGGATGTCTGGTTCAGGTATCGGTGA